One genomic segment of Catalinimonas alkaloidigena includes these proteins:
- the uxaC gene encoding glucuronate isomerase — translation MKAFLDKNFLLQSDVAQQLYHKHAADTPIIDYHCHLPPDQIAADKKFKNLTEIWLYGDHYKWRAMRTNGIDEKYCTGDADDYDKFLKYAETVPYTLRNPLYHWTHLELRRYFGIEKILNGDTAGEIYHQCNEQLQEDKMSCRNILRNMNVKVVCTTDDPADNLAHHAKLREDGYEIKVLPTFRADKSMAVDDPETYLAYLEKLEKASNVNIASYDDLLQALRKRHDFFAEAGCRLSDHGINNFFSEEYTAEEVKKYFDQLRSGKKLDALAVEKLKSAILYELAVMDHEKGWTQQFHVGAMRNNNSRMLRQLGPDTGFDSIGDYRIGAPMSRFFDRLDATDQLAKTIIYNLNPRDNYLVGTMTGNFNDGSTPGKMQFGSGWWFLDQKEGMEMQMNALSNLGLLSRFVGMLTDSRSFLSYPRHEYFRRILCNLLGNDVVNGELPHDMELLGQTVENICYYNAKAFFAFD, via the coding sequence ATGAAGGCATTTTTAGATAAAAATTTTTTACTGCAATCTGATGTTGCACAGCAACTTTACCATAAGCATGCTGCGGACACCCCCATCATTGATTACCACTGTCATTTACCCCCCGACCAGATTGCCGCTGACAAAAAATTTAAAAACTTAACTGAGATCTGGCTGTACGGTGACCATTATAAATGGCGTGCCATGAGGACCAATGGCATTGATGAAAAATACTGCACCGGCGATGCGGATGATTATGATAAATTTCTGAAATACGCTGAAACTGTACCTTATACACTGCGCAATCCTCTGTATCACTGGACGCATCTGGAATTGAGAAGGTATTTCGGGATTGAAAAAATTTTGAATGGAGATACTGCCGGAGAAATTTATCATCAATGTAACGAACAGCTACAGGAAGATAAGATGAGCTGTAGAAACATTCTGAGGAATATGAATGTAAAAGTGGTTTGTACTACCGATGATCCGGCTGACAACTTAGCGCATCACGCAAAACTCAGAGAAGATGGCTATGAGATCAAAGTACTTCCTACATTCAGGGCAGACAAATCTATGGCAGTTGATGATCCTGAAACTTACCTTGCTTACCTGGAAAAGCTGGAAAAAGCTTCAAATGTAAATATTGCGAGCTATGATGACCTACTGCAGGCTTTGCGTAAAAGACATGACTTCTTTGCGGAAGCGGGCTGCCGCCTTTCGGACCACGGTATCAATAACTTTTTCTCCGAAGAATACACAGCTGAAGAAGTAAAAAAGTATTTTGATCAGCTGAGGTCAGGTAAAAAATTAGATGCATTAGCAGTTGAAAAGCTAAAGTCAGCTATACTTTACGAACTTGCTGTTATGGACCATGAAAAAGGCTGGACACAGCAATTTCATGTAGGTGCCATGCGCAATAATAACAGTCGTATGTTGCGTCAATTAGGCCCTGACACTGGTTTTGACTCCATAGGAGACTATCGTATTGGCGCCCCGATGTCTCGTTTCTTTGACCGTCTGGATGCTACTGACCAGCTGGCCAAAACCATTATTTACAACTTAAATCCCCGGGATAATTACCTGGTAGGTACTATGACTGGGAATTTTAATGATGGCTCTACTCCCGGCAAAATGCAGTTTGGATCAGGCTGGTGGTTTCTGGATCAGAAAGAAGGGATGGAGATGCAAATGAACGCTCTTTCTAACCTTGGATTACTAAGTCGCTTCGTTGGTATGCTTACCGATTCAAGAAGTTTTCTTTCTTACCCCCGACACGAATATTTCCGCAGAATTCTCTGTAACTTGTTGGGCAATGATGTTGTCAACGGTGAGCTGCCCCATGATATGGAGCTGCTTGGACAAACTGTTGAGAACATTTGCTATTATAACGCAAAAGCATTTTTTGCTTTTGATTGA
- a CDS encoding sugar kinase, with protein sequence MRKKVVTFGEIMLRLATPSYQRFIQATDFEATYGGGEANVAVSLANYGLSPQFVTRLPQNDIGKAALSTLKKYNVGTDYIAFGGDRLGIYFLESGAVSRGSKVVYDRANSALSEIQPGMIDWDKALDGAEWFHWTGITPAVSQGAADVCLEGVKAANAKGITVSTDLNYRKNLWKYGKKASEVMPELVAGCDIILGNEEDAEKVFGIHPEGVDVTKGHVEAAAYESVCSQLMEKFPRARKAIITLRGSISASHNSWSGVLYDGKQLYEAPTYQITHIVDRVGGGDSFMGGLIYGLLTYPDDDQQALNFAVAASCLKHTIHGDFNLVTVDEVEKLMSGDASGRVSR encoded by the coding sequence ATGCGTAAAAAAGTAGTAACTTTTGGAGAAATCATGTTGCGACTGGCCACGCCCAGCTACCAACGCTTTATCCAGGCCACTGATTTTGAAGCTACCTATGGTGGCGGAGAAGCCAATGTCGCAGTATCGCTCGCCAACTACGGCCTTTCGCCTCAGTTTGTTACCCGACTGCCTCAGAACGATATCGGCAAAGCTGCCCTCTCTACTTTAAAAAAATACAATGTCGGTACCGACTATATCGCTTTTGGCGGAGACCGCCTGGGCATCTACTTTCTGGAATCCGGCGCTGTAAGCCGGGGCAGCAAAGTGGTCTATGACCGAGCCAACTCTGCGCTTTCTGAAATCCAGCCCGGCATGATTGACTGGGACAAAGCCCTGGACGGTGCCGAGTGGTTTCACTGGACAGGCATCACTCCAGCCGTTTCTCAGGGCGCAGCCGATGTCTGCCTGGAAGGCGTAAAAGCAGCCAATGCCAAAGGGATCACCGTTTCTACTGACCTCAACTACCGCAAAAACCTCTGGAAATATGGCAAGAAAGCTTCTGAAGTAATGCCTGAGCTGGTAGCAGGCTGTGACATCATCCTGGGCAATGAAGAAGATGCGGAGAAAGTGTTTGGCATACATCCTGAAGGTGTAGACGTCACCAAAGGCCATGTGGAAGCAGCAGCATATGAGTCGGTCTGTAGCCAGCTGATGGAGAAATTTCCCAGAGCCAGGAAGGCGATCATCACCTTAAGAGGCTCTATCAGTGCCAGCCACAACAGCTGGTCGGGCGTGCTCTACGATGGCAAGCAACTGTATGAAGCCCCTACTTACCAGATCACGCACATTGTAGACCGCGTAGGGGGAGGAGACTCATTCATGGGCGGCTTGATCTATGGCTTGCTCACTTATCCGGATGATGACCAGCAGGCACTCAACTTTGCGGTAGCCGCTTCATGCCTGAAGCATACCATCCACGGAGATTTCAACCTTGTAACTGTAGATGAGGTAGAGAAGCTCATGAGCGGAGATGCTTCGGGTAGAGTTTCACGTTAA
- a CDS encoding bifunctional 4-hydroxy-2-oxoglutarate aldolase/2-dehydro-3-deoxy-phosphogluconate aldolase, which yields MARFSRIEVALKMKETGIVPVFFHKDLDLCKEVVKACYEGGVRVFEFTNRGDYAHEVFSELNKFAEKEAPEMIMGVGSINEPGTASLYMQLGANFIVSPVLNPEMAKVCNRRKVSWSPGCGSLSEISYAEELGAEVVKIFPGTEVGGPNFVKGVKAPHPWTSIMPTGGVSPTQENLSAWFNAGVHCVGMGSKLITKEIIAQKDFAALQQKVKEAMDIVKSLSK from the coding sequence ATGGCAAGATTTTCTAGAATTGAAGTGGCGCTTAAAATGAAAGAGACTGGTATTGTACCAGTGTTCTTTCACAAAGATTTAGACCTGTGTAAAGAGGTCGTAAAGGCCTGTTACGAAGGAGGTGTGAGGGTATTTGAATTCACAAACCGGGGTGACTATGCTCATGAAGTATTTTCTGAGCTTAATAAATTTGCCGAAAAAGAGGCTCCTGAAATGATCATGGGAGTGGGCTCTATCAATGAACCCGGTACGGCTTCACTTTATATGCAACTAGGCGCTAACTTTATCGTTTCTCCTGTGCTGAATCCTGAAATGGCTAAAGTATGTAACCGACGCAAAGTTTCCTGGTCACCAGGTTGCGGGTCATTATCTGAAATCTCATATGCTGAAGAATTGGGTGCCGAAGTGGTAAAAATATTTCCTGGCACCGAAGTGGGTGGCCCCAATTTCGTGAAAGGTGTTAAAGCACCACATCCCTGGACGAGCATTATGCCTACCGGTGGAGTTTCACCTACGCAGGAAAACCTCTCTGCCTGGTTCAATGCCGGTGTACACTGTGTGGGTATGGGGTCAAAGCTGATCACCAAAGAAATCATCGCTCAAAAGGATTTTGCCGCTCTACAACAGAAAGTGAAGGAAGCGATGGATATTGTGAAAAGCTTGAGCAAATAA
- a CDS encoding TRAP transporter substrate-binding protein, with protein MTKLNFSSYKILLLLLVLSIFTSCNRIGGVRTLKIAHSNDASHPVHHGMLYLAEKVEEKSGGKLLVNVYPSAQLGQERECIELLQIGSLAMTKSSAAVMEGFAPNFKVLSLPYIFRDKEHQFNVLDGDVGKELMLEGEKYWLRGVTFYDAGSRSFYTKDAPVEEPADLIGKKIRVMPSNTAINMVQELGGSPTPISYGELYTALQQGVVDAAENNPPSFFFSRHYEVCKYYSLNEHTSIPDILLISTIVWNTLNEQEQQWLQEAAEESAVYQRELWAKSEKESIEAVKAAGVTVTYPDKSKFAEKVKPLYETYKDQPEVYDFIQRIQAVN; from the coding sequence ATGACAAAACTCAACTTTAGTTCTTATAAAATTCTATTACTATTATTAGTTCTTAGCATTTTCACATCTTGTAATCGTATCGGAGGAGTGCGCACCTTAAAAATTGCGCATTCTAACGATGCCTCACACCCTGTACATCATGGCATGCTTTACCTGGCGGAAAAAGTTGAAGAGAAATCCGGTGGTAAACTCTTGGTAAATGTATATCCCAGCGCACAGCTTGGTCAGGAAAGAGAATGTATTGAGCTACTTCAGATTGGCAGCCTGGCCATGACGAAATCCTCAGCGGCAGTGATGGAAGGTTTTGCTCCTAATTTCAAGGTACTTTCTTTACCCTACATCTTTAGAGACAAAGAACATCAATTTAATGTGCTGGATGGAGATGTAGGAAAGGAACTGATGCTTGAAGGTGAAAAATACTGGCTCAGGGGAGTTACCTTTTATGATGCCGGTAGCCGAAGCTTCTATACCAAAGATGCCCCGGTAGAAGAGCCTGCGGACCTGATAGGAAAAAAAATCCGTGTAATGCCCAGTAACACCGCTATCAATATGGTGCAGGAGTTAGGGGGCTCTCCTACCCCGATTTCTTACGGAGAACTGTATACTGCCCTTCAGCAAGGTGTGGTAGATGCTGCTGAAAATAATCCACCCAGCTTCTTTTTCTCCCGTCATTATGAAGTTTGTAAATACTATTCTTTGAATGAGCATACTTCTATCCCTGATATTTTATTGATCAGTACGATTGTCTGGAATACATTAAATGAGCAGGAGCAACAATGGCTACAGGAGGCTGCTGAGGAGTCAGCAGTGTATCAAAGGGAACTTTGGGCTAAATCAGAGAAGGAATCAATTGAGGCGGTAAAAGCTGCGGGAGTCACTGTTACCTATCCTGACAAATCCAAGTTTGCTGAAAAGGTAAAACCACTTTATGAAACATATAAGGATCAGCCTGAAGTATATGATTTCATTCAAAGAATTCAAGCAGTAAATTGA
- a CDS encoding TRAP transporter small permease produces MKFKHTLDKILEIVLVGIMAIMVINVLWQVGSRFILQSPSSFTDELARYLLIWLSILGASYVTGKRMHLSIDLLAQKVSVERRKSLNTLIYSIVALFAFLAMVVGGANLVYIVSSLGQTSPALEIPLSTVYIVLPIGGAIIIYYSILNILHPVKEEDSSISETVE; encoded by the coding sequence ATGAAATTTAAACATACCCTAGACAAAATCCTGGAAATTGTATTGGTGGGCATCATGGCGATTATGGTTATCAATGTATTGTGGCAGGTTGGTAGCCGTTTTATTCTTCAATCACCCAGCTCTTTTACTGATGAACTAGCACGATACCTCTTGATATGGTTGAGTATTTTGGGAGCAAGTTATGTCACCGGTAAGAGAATGCATCTGTCGATTGATTTATTAGCTCAGAAGGTAAGTGTTGAAAGAAGAAAGTCATTAAACACACTTATATACAGTATTGTAGCCCTATTTGCATTCTTAGCCATGGTCGTAGGCGGTGCAAATCTGGTATACATAGTTTCTTCACTCGGACAAACCTCTCCCGCGCTGGAAATACCACTTTCAACCGTATACATAGTGCTGCCTATTGGAGGAGCAATCATCATTTACTATAGCATCCTCAATATACTTCATCCTGTCAAAGAAGAAGACAGTTCCATTTCAGAGACAGTAGAATAA
- a CDS encoding TRAP transporter large permease — MYLLEIIILVLSFVILLGLGVPIAFSIGISAMLTMMISISAMPSFTTIAQRMATGLDSFALLAIPFFILAGQLMNRGGIAAKLIDFAKVLVGKLPGGLAYVNIIAAMLFGAISGSAVAAASAIGGIMNPRMAKEGYSKPFSAAVNITAATTGMIIPPSNILIVYSLASGGVSIAALFVAGYIPGLIVGLSLMIVAGVFAYRKGYPVGEGASLKEAVLKFLDAIPSLVLLVLVIGGIIAGIFTATEASAVAVLYTLILSMVFYRKVGWKDLPGIFLQTVNTTSIVMILIGTSVGMSWVMSYENLPQGVSNALLSISDNPIIVLLLINLILLFVGVFMDMTPAVLIFTPIFLPVVTELGMDPTHFGIVMVLNLCIGLCTPPVGSVLFVGCSVAKIGIDKVIRPLLPLFIAMVIALIIVTYIPALSLWLPSFFGL; from the coding sequence ATGTACCTTTTAGAAATCATCATACTTGTTTTAAGCTTTGTCATTTTGTTAGGGCTTGGTGTCCCTATCGCCTTCAGTATTGGAATCTCTGCAATGCTCACGATGATGATAAGCATTTCCGCCATGCCATCATTTACTACCATAGCACAAAGAATGGCTACCGGCTTGGACAGTTTTGCCTTATTAGCCATTCCATTCTTCATACTAGCCGGACAGCTCATGAATCGAGGGGGAATCGCGGCAAAGCTCATAGATTTTGCTAAAGTATTAGTTGGGAAGCTTCCCGGTGGATTGGCTTATGTAAATATTATTGCTGCCATGTTATTTGGTGCTATTTCAGGCTCAGCGGTAGCAGCCGCTTCTGCGATTGGAGGGATTATGAATCCACGCATGGCAAAAGAAGGTTACTCTAAACCTTTTAGCGCAGCTGTCAATATCACAGCTGCTACTACAGGAATGATTATTCCTCCCAGCAACATACTGATCGTATACTCACTGGCCAGTGGTGGCGTATCCATCGCAGCACTTTTTGTAGCGGGATATATTCCAGGGCTTATTGTAGGGCTCTCCTTAATGATCGTTGCCGGTGTTTTTGCTTATCGCAAAGGCTATCCGGTGGGCGAAGGAGCAAGCCTGAAAGAAGCTGTTTTGAAGTTTCTGGATGCAATTCCAAGCCTCGTATTGTTGGTTTTGGTCATTGGTGGTATTATCGCAGGCATATTTACTGCAACTGAAGCTTCTGCGGTTGCGGTATTATACACTTTAATACTATCCATGGTCTTCTACCGCAAAGTAGGCTGGAAAGATCTTCCTGGCATTTTCCTTCAGACAGTAAATACTACTTCCATCGTTATGATTTTGATAGGCACCTCAGTAGGAATGTCCTGGGTGATGTCGTATGAAAACCTCCCCCAGGGAGTAAGTAATGCCTTATTGTCCATCAGCGACAATCCTATCATTGTACTATTACTTATCAACCTCATTTTACTTTTTGTCGGGGTATTTATGGATATGACACCTGCAGTACTGATTTTTACTCCTATTTTTCTTCCGGTGGTCACCGAGTTAGGTATGGACCCGACCCACTTTGGAATCGTGATGGTGCTCAATCTATGCATCGGCTTATGCACCCCACCCGTAGGCTCAGTATTATTCGTCGGATGTAGTGTCGCTAAAATTGGGATTGATAAAGTAATCAGACCGTTACTTCCCCTGTTTATCGCGATGGTAATTGCGCTTATCATTGTCACTTACATTCCGGCCTTAAGTTTATGGTTACCTTCTTTCTTTGGCTTATGA